From Streptomyces sp. TLI_235, a single genomic window includes:
- a CDS encoding radical SAM-linked protein codes for MQRIRLRYTKRGRLRFTSHRDFQRAFERALRRSAVPMAYSAGFTPHPKVSYANAAPTGVASEAEYLEIGLAELRDPESLRAQLDESLPAGLDIVDAVEVRTANFVERLEASEWQLRLAGVDREQAAGAVAAFLAEEAVEVQRMTKNGVRVFDARGAVAAFEVLPSQVGDGNDTGTERADDVRPGAACAILRLVVRHATPAVRPDDVLSGLRATADLAPPVPAEVTRLAQGPLDEETGTVTDPLALDRAAAPAGR; via the coding sequence GTGCAGCGCATCCGTCTCCGCTACACCAAGCGCGGCCGTCTGCGCTTCACCAGCCACCGGGACTTCCAGCGGGCGTTCGAGCGTGCGCTCCGCCGCTCGGCCGTTCCGATGGCGTACTCCGCCGGCTTCACCCCGCACCCCAAGGTCTCCTACGCCAACGCGGCCCCGACCGGTGTCGCCAGCGAGGCGGAGTACCTGGAGATCGGCCTCGCCGAGCTCCGCGACCCGGAGTCGCTCCGGGCCCAGCTCGACGAGTCGCTGCCTGCCGGCCTGGACATCGTGGACGCCGTCGAGGTCCGCACCGCCAACTTCGTCGAGCGCCTGGAGGCCTCCGAGTGGCAGCTGCGGCTGGCCGGTGTCGACCGGGAGCAGGCGGCCGGTGCGGTCGCCGCGTTCCTGGCCGAGGAGGCCGTCGAGGTGCAGCGGATGACCAAGAACGGCGTGCGCGTGTTCGACGCCCGTGGGGCGGTCGCGGCGTTCGAGGTACTCCCGTCGCAGGTCGGCGATGGTAACGACACTGGCACAGAGCGTGCCGACGATGTTCGTCCGGGCGCAGCCTGTGCGATACTGCGGCTGGTAGTACGACATGCCACACCCGCCGTACGACCCGACGACGTTTTGTCCGGTCTCCGTGCGACGGCCGACCTGGCGCCGCCGGTCCCCGCTGAGGTGACCAGGCTGGCGCAGGGGCCGCTCGACGAGGAGACCGGCACGGTGACCGACCCGCTGGCGCTCGATCGCGCCGCGGCCCCGGCAGGCCGATAG
- a CDS encoding ribonuclease E produces the protein MLENTEPQSAAEPADTPADGTAATPPRRRRRAVSRPAGAPQGAAAEAAETVLPAESQPAGAEEAPAEAGAAEAPAAEKPARPRRSRKRVEAPAGAPEATPIVVTGPEATAEPAAAEEVPAEPVAAEAPAAEKPARTRRTRKRAESPAGPPVAEEAPAEPVAAETPAPGEPEPAAAEEAPEVPARRTRRRRVVEQAPVVAEEPAEPVEEAVEPVEEEAEAAEEPAEAPAVAEQPAAPAAEPEPEPSHRVRRRAVRPSTAIFQAPVFQEPAPYVTAAAPAAPAAPAGKAAAAAAPEATGEEEEFEYSGVGRRRRTPVRVQGPARQAAARAQAPARAEVVPAEKEPVEAPEAGPEQEGEWEEDGRPSRRRRRGGRRRRRGEAEEPDAVEAATEQPQAEDEGTEEGAEEEEPEEDEDDLAAGLSSSRRRRRRRRRGGEGAAEQPETTEDGVRTVVKVREPRRRSTEPSFDPDEVQSIKGSTRLEAKKQRRREGRELGRRRVPIITEAEFLARRESVERVMVVRQNGERTQIGVLEDGVLVEHYVNKEQATSYVGNVYLGKVQNVLPSMEAAFVDIGKGRNAVLYAGEVNFGALGGHGGPRRIESVLKSGQSVLVQVSKDPIGHKGARLTSQISLPGRYLVYVPEGSMTGISRKLPENERARLKQILKKIVPDDAGVIVRTAAEGASEDELTRDVQRLQQQWEDIQKKAATGNAPALLYGEPDMTVRVVRDIFNEDFTKVIVAGADAWGTIHDYVSNVAPDLTERLQRWTSDVDVFATYRIDEQLMKALDRKVWLPSGGSLVIDRTEAMIVVDVNTGKFVGQGGNLEETVTRNNIEAAEEIVRQLRLRDLGGIIVIDFIDMVLESNRDLVLRRLLECLGRDRTKHQVAEVTSLGLVQMTRKRVGQGLLESFSEPCVHCNGRGVIVHMDQPHTHGGGGTAPAAGEAGSGKRRRRGKGGAQAEPHAEAAVAVEAPEDEALEALEAVEVVEVAEIAEAPVEVVVAEAVVAPPAEAAEPAAAPAGRPRRRAVRKATAPAGAPAEAEIVVLQARAEAAMEAALSAAAQQATEPVAEPVAEEAVPVVEATAEPMETAEEAVEAAAEVETAAEEEAAEPAPKKRATRKTAAKKTVAAKKTTAAKKTTARKTATKRTSAAAKKAAAAEGDGAAE, from the coding sequence ATGCTCGAGAACACCGAACCGCAGTCCGCTGCGGAACCGGCCGACACCCCTGCCGACGGTACCGCCGCGACCCCGCCGCGCCGCCGTCGCCGCGCGGTCTCCCGCCCGGCCGGCGCCCCGCAGGGTGCCGCCGCCGAGGCGGCCGAGACCGTCCTGCCGGCCGAGTCGCAGCCGGCCGGCGCCGAGGAGGCCCCGGCCGAGGCGGGCGCCGCCGAGGCCCCGGCCGCCGAGAAGCCCGCGCGGCCCCGCCGCAGCCGCAAGCGCGTCGAGGCTCCGGCCGGCGCGCCGGAGGCCACCCCGATCGTGGTGACCGGGCCCGAGGCGACTGCCGAGCCCGCCGCGGCCGAGGAGGTCCCGGCCGAGCCGGTCGCCGCCGAGGCCCCGGCCGCCGAGAAGCCCGCCCGTACCCGCCGCACCCGCAAGCGCGCCGAGTCCCCGGCCGGCCCGCCGGTCGCCGAGGAGGCCCCGGCCGAGCCGGTCGCGGCCGAGACTCCGGCCCCCGGGGAGCCGGAGCCCGCCGCGGCCGAGGAGGCCCCCGAGGTCCCGGCCCGCCGTACCCGCCGCCGCCGGGTGGTCGAGCAGGCCCCGGTCGTCGCCGAGGAGCCTGCCGAGCCCGTCGAGGAGGCCGTCGAGCCGGTCGAGGAGGAGGCCGAGGCCGCCGAGGAGCCCGCCGAGGCCCCGGCCGTCGCCGAGCAGCCCGCCGCCCCGGCCGCCGAGCCCGAGCCGGAGCCCTCGCACCGGGTGCGCCGCCGTGCGGTCCGCCCGTCCACCGCGATCTTCCAGGCCCCGGTCTTCCAGGAGCCCGCGCCCTACGTCACGGCGGCCGCGCCCGCGGCCCCGGCCGCGCCCGCCGGCAAGGCGGCCGCTGCCGCCGCGCCCGAGGCGACCGGCGAGGAGGAGGAGTTCGAGTACAGCGGCGTCGGCCGCCGCCGCCGTACCCCCGTCCGGGTGCAGGGCCCGGCCCGGCAGGCAGCCGCCCGGGCGCAGGCACCCGCCCGCGCCGAGGTCGTGCCCGCGGAGAAGGAGCCCGTCGAGGCCCCCGAGGCCGGCCCCGAGCAGGAGGGCGAGTGGGAGGAGGACGGTCGTCCGTCCCGCCGCCGTCGTCGTGGCGGCCGTCGTCGCCGCCGCGGTGAGGCCGAGGAGCCGGACGCCGTCGAGGCCGCTACCGAGCAGCCGCAGGCCGAGGACGAGGGCACCGAGGAAGGTGCCGAGGAGGAGGAGCCGGAGGAGGACGAGGACGACCTCGCCGCCGGGCTGTCCTCCTCGCGCCGCCGTCGTCGCCGTCGCCGCCGCGGTGGTGAGGGTGCCGCCGAGCAGCCCGAGACCACCGAGGACGGCGTCCGTACGGTGGTGAAGGTGCGCGAGCCGCGCCGCCGCTCCACCGAGCCGTCCTTCGACCCGGACGAGGTGCAGTCCATCAAGGGCTCCACCCGCCTGGAGGCCAAGAAGCAGCGCCGCCGCGAAGGCCGCGAGCTGGGCCGCCGCCGGGTGCCGATCATCACCGAGGCCGAGTTCCTGGCCCGCCGTGAGTCGGTCGAGCGCGTCATGGTGGTGCGCCAGAACGGCGAGCGCACCCAGATCGGCGTTCTCGAGGACGGCGTGCTCGTCGAGCACTACGTCAACAAGGAGCAGGCCACCAGCTACGTCGGCAACGTCTACCTGGGCAAGGTCCAGAACGTGCTGCCGTCGATGGAGGCCGCGTTCGTCGACATCGGCAAGGGCCGCAACGCGGTGCTCTACGCCGGTGAGGTCAACTTCGGCGCGCTGGGCGGCCACGGCGGCCCGCGCCGGATCGAGTCGGTGCTGAAGTCCGGCCAGTCCGTGCTCGTCCAGGTCTCCAAGGACCCGATCGGCCACAAGGGCGCCCGCCTGACCAGCCAGATCTCGCTGCCCGGCCGCTACCTGGTGTACGTGCCCGAGGGCTCGATGACCGGCATCAGCCGCAAGCTGCCGGAGAACGAGCGGGCCCGTCTGAAGCAGATCCTCAAGAAGATCGTCCCGGACGACGCCGGCGTCATCGTGCGCACCGCCGCCGAGGGCGCCAGCGAGGACGAGCTGACCCGGGACGTCCAGCGCCTGCAGCAGCAGTGGGAGGACATCCAGAAGAAGGCCGCCACCGGCAACGCCCCGGCGCTGCTCTACGGCGAGCCCGACATGACCGTCCGGGTCGTCCGCGACATCTTCAACGAGGACTTCACCAAGGTCATCGTCGCCGGCGCGGACGCCTGGGGCACCATCCACGACTACGTGTCCAACGTGGCCCCGGACCTCACCGAGCGGCTGCAGAGGTGGACCTCGGACGTGGACGTGTTCGCCACGTACCGGATCGACGAGCAGCTGATGAAGGCGCTGGACCGGAAGGTCTGGCTGCCCAGCGGCGGTTCGCTGGTGATCGACCGCACCGAGGCGATGATCGTGGTCGACGTCAACACCGGCAAGTTCGTCGGCCAGGGCGGCAACCTCGAGGAGACCGTCACCCGCAACAACATCGAGGCGGCCGAGGAGATTGTCCGCCAGCTGCGGCTGCGCGACCTCGGCGGCATCATCGTGATCGACTTCATCGACATGGTGCTGGAGTCCAACCGCGACCTGGTGCTGCGCCGCCTGCTGGAGTGCCTGGGCCGGGACCGCACCAAGCACCAGGTGGCCGAGGTCACCTCGCTGGGCCTGGTGCAGATGACCCGCAAGCGGGTCGGCCAGGGCCTGCTGGAGTCCTTCTCCGAGCCCTGCGTGCACTGCAACGGCCGCGGCGTCATCGTCCACATGGACCAGCCGCACACCCACGGCGGCGGCGGTACCGCCCCGGCGGCCGGCGAGGCCGGCAGCGGCAAGCGCCGCCGGCGCGGCAAGGGCGGCGCGCAGGCCGAGCCGCACGCCGAGGCCGCGGTCGCCGTCGAGGCCCCGGAGGACGAGGCCCTGGAGGCCCTGGAGGCCGTCGAGGTCGTCGAGGTGGCGGAGATCGCCGAGGCGCCGGTGGAGGTCGTGGTGGCGGAGGCCGTCGTGGCGCCGCCGGCCGAGGCCGCCGAGCCGGCCGCGGCCCCCGCGGGCCGTCCCCGCCGTCGCGCGGTGCGCAAGGCGACGGCCCCGGCGGGTGCGCCGGCCGAGGCCGAGATCGTCGTGCTGCAGGCGCGGGCCGAGGCCGCCATGGAGGCCGCGCTGTCCGCCGCCGCACAGCAGGCCACCGAGCCCGTCGCGGAGCCGGTGGCCGAGGAGGCCGTGCCGGTCGTCGAGGCCACCGCCGAGCCGATGGAGACCGCCGAGGAGGCCGTCGAGGCCGCTGCCGAGGTGGAGACCGCCGCCGAGGAGGAGGCCGCGGAGCCCGCGCCCAAGAAGCGCGCCACCCGCAAGACCGCCGCCAAGAAGACCGTCGCCGCGAAGAAGACCACCGCGGCGAAGAAGACCACCGCCCGCAAGACCGCCACCAAGCGGACGAGCGCGGCGGCCAAGAAGGCCGCGGCCGCCGAAGGTGACGGCGCCGCCGAGTAA
- a CDS encoding LSU ribosomal protein L21P: MYAIVRAGGRQHKVAVGDVLEIDRIDAKPGDSVELSTVLVVDGDAVTSDPWVLGGVKAHAEVVEETKGDKIVILRYKNKTGYRRRQGHRQKYTAVRITSIDSVSK, encoded by the coding sequence ATGTACGCGATCGTTCGCGCCGGCGGCCGCCAGCACAAGGTCGCCGTTGGCGACGTGCTGGAGATTGACCGCATCGACGCCAAGCCGGGTGACTCGGTCGAGCTGTCGACCGTCCTGGTCGTCGACGGTGACGCCGTCACCTCCGACCCGTGGGTGCTCGGTGGCGTCAAGGCTCACGCCGAGGTCGTCGAGGAGACCAAGGGCGACAAGATCGTCATCCTCCGCTACAAGAACAAGACGGGTTACCGCCGTCGTCAGGGTCACCGCCAGAAGTACACCGCGGTGCGCATCACGAGCATCGACTCCGTCAGCAAGTAA
- a CDS encoding LSU ribosomal protein L27P, with product MAHKKGASSTRNGRDSNAQRLGVKRFGGQVVSAGEIIVRQRGTHFHPGANVGRGGDDTLFALTAGAVQFGNRRGRKVVNIVAVEA from the coding sequence ATGGCACACAAGAAGGGCGCAAGCTCTACCCGGAACGGCCGTGACTCGAACGCCCAGCGCCTCGGCGTGAAGCGCTTCGGCGGCCAGGTCGTCAGCGCCGGCGAGATCATCGTCCGCCAGCGCGGCACCCACTTCCACCCGGGTGCCAACGTCGGCCGTGGCGGCGACGACACCCTGTTCGCGCTGACCGCCGGTGCCGTGCAGTTCGGCAACCGTCGCGGCCGCAAGGTCGTCAACATCGTGGCCGTCGAGGCCTGA
- a CDS encoding GTP-binding protein, with protein sequence MTTFVDRVELHVAAGNGGHGCASVHREKFKPLGGPDGGNGGEGGSIILTVDSQITTLLEYHHSPKRKATNGKPGAGGNRTGADGQDLVLSVPDGTVVLDRKGNVLADLVGHGTSFVAAAGGRGGLGNAALASARRKAPGFALLGEPGEARDIVMELKSVADVALVGYPSAGKSSLISVLSAAKPKIADYPFTTLIPNLGVVTAGSTVYTIADVPGLIPGASQGKGLGLEFLRHVERCEVLVHVLDCATLEPGRDPLTDLETIEEELAQYGGLEDRPRLVALNKVDVPDGQDIADLTRASLEERGYRVFEVSALAHKGLRELNFALAQIVAEARAAKPVQESTRIVLRPQAVDDAGFTITEEDGAYRIRGVKPERWVRQTDFSNDEAVGYLADRLARLGVEEQLWKVGAHEGDTVVIGPEDDAVVFDWEPTMASGAEMLGRRGEDHRFETQRPAVDRRRDKQRGRDAAEEEFRAFEALSSGRQAIEGDDDEDH encoded by the coding sequence ATGACCACCTTCGTGGACCGCGTCGAGCTGCACGTCGCCGCGGGTAACGGAGGCCACGGCTGCGCCTCCGTTCACCGAGAGAAGTTCAAGCCGCTCGGCGGGCCCGACGGCGGCAACGGCGGCGAGGGCGGCAGCATCATCCTCACCGTCGACAGCCAGATCACCACCCTGCTCGAGTACCACCACTCGCCGAAGCGCAAGGCCACCAACGGCAAGCCGGGCGCCGGCGGCAACCGCACCGGCGCCGACGGCCAGGACCTCGTCCTGTCGGTGCCGGACGGCACCGTGGTGCTCGACCGGAAGGGCAACGTGCTCGCCGACCTGGTCGGCCACGGCACCAGCTTCGTCGCCGCCGCCGGCGGCCGCGGCGGGCTCGGCAACGCCGCCCTCGCCTCCGCCCGCCGCAAGGCCCCCGGCTTCGCCCTGCTCGGCGAGCCCGGCGAGGCCCGCGACATCGTGATGGAGCTCAAGTCCGTCGCCGACGTGGCCCTGGTGGGGTACCCGAGCGCCGGCAAGTCCTCGCTGATCTCGGTGCTCTCCGCCGCCAAGCCGAAGATCGCGGACTACCCCTTCACCACGCTGATCCCCAACCTCGGCGTGGTCACCGCCGGCTCGACCGTCTACACCATCGCCGACGTGCCGGGCCTGATCCCCGGCGCCAGCCAGGGCAAGGGCCTGGGCCTGGAGTTCCTGCGCCACGTCGAGCGGTGCGAGGTGCTGGTGCACGTCCTCGACTGCGCCACCCTGGAGCCCGGCCGCGACCCGCTCACCGACCTGGAGACCATCGAGGAGGAGCTCGCCCAGTACGGCGGCCTGGAGGACCGGCCGCGCCTGGTCGCGCTCAACAAGGTCGACGTGCCGGACGGCCAGGACATCGCCGACCTCACCCGCGCCTCGCTGGAGGAGCGCGGCTACCGCGTCTTCGAGGTCTCCGCGCTCGCCCACAAGGGCCTGCGCGAGCTGAACTTCGCGCTCGCCCAGATCGTCGCCGAGGCCCGCGCGGCCAAGCCCGTCCAGGAGTCCACCCGGATCGTGCTGCGGCCGCAGGCGGTCGACGACGCGGGCTTCACCATCACCGAGGAGGACGGCGCCTACCGCATCCGCGGCGTCAAGCCGGAGCGGTGGGTCCGCCAGACCGACTTCTCCAACGACGAGGCCGTCGGCTACCTCGCCGACCGGCTCGCCCGCCTCGGCGTCGAGGAGCAGCTCTGGAAGGTCGGCGCCCACGAGGGCGACACGGTCGTCATCGGCCCCGAGGACGACGCCGTCGTCTTCGACTGGGAGCCGACCATGGCCTCCGGCGCCGAGATGCTCGGCCGCCGCGGCGAGGACCACCGCTTCGAGACGCAGCGGCCCGCCGTCGACCGCCGCCGCGACAAGCAGCGCGGCCGGGACGCCGCCGAGGAGGAGTTCCGGGCCTTCGAGGCGCTCTCCTCCGGCCGCCAGGCCATCGAGGGCGACGACGACGAGGACCACTGA
- a CDS encoding glutamate 5-kinase translates to MTGQTLRQDVLAARRIVVKVGSSSLTTASGGLDADRVDALVDALAKVRARPDAPDVVLVSSGAIAAGLAPLGLAKRPSDLARQQAAASVGQGLLVARYTASFARYGIRVGQVLLTAEDASRRSHYRNAYRTLDQLLAMGAMPVVNENDTVATAEIRFGDNDRLAALVAHLVRADLLLLLSDVDGLYDGDPAKPGTSRIETVRGPHDLDGIEIGSAGKAGVGTGGMVTKVEAARIATGAGIPVVLTAASHAAEALAGRPTGTLFQRTGSRSADRLLWLEHASTPRGALHLDAGAVDAVVLGGKSLLPAGVTKVEGEFTAGDPVDLLGENGHIVARGLVNFDARELPRLLGRSTRELAQELGAAYEREVVHRDDLVVLRG, encoded by the coding sequence ATGACGGGTCAGACACTGCGGCAGGACGTCCTCGCCGCGCGACGGATCGTCGTGAAGGTCGGCTCGTCCTCCCTGACCACCGCGTCCGGCGGGCTGGACGCCGACCGGGTCGACGCGCTCGTCGACGCGCTTGCAAAGGTCCGCGCCCGCCCGGACGCCCCCGACGTCGTCCTGGTCTCCTCCGGTGCCATCGCGGCCGGCCTCGCCCCGCTCGGCCTCGCCAAGCGCCCCTCCGACCTGGCCCGCCAGCAGGCCGCCGCCAGCGTCGGCCAGGGCCTGCTGGTCGCCCGCTACACCGCCTCCTTCGCCCGGTACGGCATCCGGGTCGGCCAGGTGCTGCTCACCGCCGAGGACGCCAGCCGCCGCTCGCACTACCGCAACGCCTACCGCACCCTCGACCAGCTGCTCGCGATGGGCGCCATGCCGGTCGTCAACGAGAACGACACCGTCGCCACCGCCGAAATCAGGTTCGGTGACAACGACCGGCTCGCCGCCCTGGTCGCCCACCTCGTCCGCGCCGACCTGCTGCTGCTGCTCTCCGACGTCGACGGCCTGTACGACGGCGACCCGGCCAAGCCCGGCACCAGCCGGATCGAGACCGTGCGCGGCCCGCACGACCTCGACGGCATCGAGATCGGCAGCGCCGGCAAGGCAGGCGTCGGCACCGGCGGCATGGTCACCAAGGTCGAGGCCGCCAGGATCGCCACCGGCGCCGGCATCCCCGTCGTGCTGACCGCCGCCAGCCACGCCGCCGAGGCGCTCGCCGGCCGGCCCACCGGCACGCTCTTCCAGCGCACCGGCAGCCGCTCCGCCGACCGGCTCCTGTGGCTCGAACACGCCTCCACCCCGCGCGGCGCGCTCCACCTCGACGCGGGCGCCGTCGACGCCGTCGTCCTCGGCGGGAAGTCCCTGCTCCCGGCCGGTGTCACCAAGGTCGAGGGCGAGTTCACCGCGGGTGATCCGGTCGACCTTCTTGGTGAAAACGGCCACATCGTCGCCCGCGGACTGGTCAACTTTGATGCGAGGGAGCTGCCCCGGCTGCTCGGCCGCTCCACGCGGGAGCTGGCCCAGGAGCTCGGTGCCGCGTACGAGCGCGAGGTCGTCCACCGCGACGACCTGGTCGTCCTGCGCGGCTGA